The following coding sequences are from one Arcobacter nitrofigilis DSM 7299 window:
- a CDS encoding cache domain-containing protein — protein sequence MKLSNLILKAIFFTAIISTFLAFIINTLFEYNNFLDEADQIKKDFTKQRKADLKREVNKIYNYISYNENNIIIKAKEKLRNRVNDAYSIAYKIYNKNKNIKTEKEIQYLIITTLQNITYEKDTYFFINSNEGRAILFNTNSYLNSNKNIWNLKDEKGTYFIQKQSNIALNKKEGFIDNYFIKPNTKSNKAYDKLSFIKLFEPYNWHIGMGFYIDNLTRETKIEVVDYIASIRYGREGYFFINSLDKKALIHDGKRAIPPLKYPDESLFQKQLEAIKNPDGGFFFYKFNKLNSTKKYKKLAFVKEYPKWKWIIGTGSYMDELDNELLKKQNQLKNVIIVKSSIILLIFVFLFILIYFVSKKITSFIESNIINLISLFNSASSDLKKINLNKFTFIEFRTIAKKLNKTLKLRNKAEKTVRDLLEIINKNVIISTTDAKGKIQSANDSFCKISGYTEKELIGKSHNIVRHPDMPKETYKQMWRALLNGKSWEGELKNRNKEGETYWVKATIYPIFNKGKIKGYTAIRQDITDKKRVEYLSITDELTQTYNRRYFNTKIEEEINRAKRNNYYLAFIMLDIDFFKLYNDNYGHHKGDETLIKVSQILIKHTARASDFAFRLGGEEFGILFSYKNEEDSLMYAESIRKEIEALKIEHKANEASPYLTTSLGLVVKKGKELESIDTVYKLADEALYKAKESGKNRVCVSN from the coding sequence ATGAAATTATCTAATTTAATATTAAAAGCTATCTTTTTTACAGCAATTATATCAACATTTTTAGCATTTATAATTAACACACTTTTTGAATATAATAATTTTTTAGATGAAGCAGATCAAATAAAAAAAGATTTCACAAAACAAAGAAAAGCTGACCTTAAACGTGAAGTAAATAAGATATATAACTATATATCTTATAATGAAAATAATATTATTATAAAGGCAAAAGAAAAATTACGAAATAGAGTAAATGATGCTTATTCAATTGCTTACAAAATATATAATAAAAACAAAAATATAAAAACAGAAAAAGAGATTCAATACTTAATAATTACTACATTGCAAAATATTACCTATGAAAAAGACACATACTTTTTTATTAACTCAAATGAAGGTAGAGCAATACTTTTTAATACAAATTCCTATTTAAATAGTAACAAAAACATTTGGAATCTGAAAGATGAAAAAGGTACTTATTTTATTCAAAAGCAGAGTAATATAGCACTAAATAAAAAAGAGGGGTTCATAGACAACTACTTTATAAAACCAAATACTAAAAGTAATAAAGCTTATGATAAATTATCTTTTATCAAACTATTTGAACCATATAATTGGCATATAGGGATGGGATTTTATATTGATAATCTTACTAGGGAGACTAAAATTGAAGTAGTAGATTATATTGCCTCAATTAGATATGGAAGAGAAGGATATTTTTTTATTAACTCTTTAGATAAAAAGGCCTTGATTCATGATGGTAAAAGAGCAATTCCACCCTTGAAATATCCTGATGAATCACTGTTTCAAAAGCAACTAGAGGCAATAAAAAATCCTGATGGTGGATTTTTCTTTTATAAATTTAATAAATTGAACTCTACTAAAAAATATAAAAAGCTAGCTTTTGTAAAAGAGTATCCAAAATGGAAATGGATTATTGGTACAGGTTCATATATGGATGAACTTGATAATGAATTATTAAAAAAACAAAATCAATTAAAAAATGTGATTATTGTAAAATCGAGTATTATTCTTCTAATATTTGTTTTTTTATTTATTCTTATTTATTTTGTATCTAAAAAAATAACCTCTTTTATCGAATCAAATATAATAAATTTAATTTCACTTTTTAATTCGGCTTCTTCAGATTTGAAAAAAATAAATTTAAATAAGTTTACTTTTATAGAGTTTAGAACCATTGCAAAAAAACTAAACAAAACATTGAAACTTAGAAACAAAGCAGAAAAAACAGTTCGAGATCTTTTAGAAATTATTAATAAAAATGTAATCATATCAACTACAGATGCCAAAGGTAAAATACAAAGCGCAAATGATTCATTTTGTAAAATATCAGGATATACAGAAAAAGAATTAATAGGTAAATCACATAATATAGTTCGCCACCCTGATATGCCAAAAGAGACTTATAAACAGATGTGGAGAGCTCTCCTAAATGGTAAAAGTTGGGAGGGTGAATTAAAAAATAGAAATAAAGAAGGAGAAACATATTGGGTAAAAGCAACCATTTATCCAATCTTTAATAAAGGTAAAATAAAAGGTTATACCGCAATTAGACAAGATATAACTGATAAAAAAAGAGTTGAATATCTTTCAATAACTGATGAATTAACCCAAACTTATAATAGAAGATACTTTAATACAAAAATAGAAGAAGAGATAAATAGAGCAAAACGAAATAACTATTATCTAGCTTTTATAATGTTAGATATTGATTTCTTTAAATTATATAATGATAATTATGGACACCATAAAGGAGATGAGACCCTTATAAAAGTTTCACAAATATTAATTAAACATACTGCAAGAGCTAGTGATTTTGCATTTAGATTAGGAGGAGAAGAGTTTGGAATTCTTTTCTCTTACAAAAATGAAGAAGATTCTTTAATGTATGCAGAGTCAATTAGAAAAGAAATTGAAGCATTAAAAATCGAACACAAAGCAAATGAAGCAAGCCCTTATTTAACTACTTCACTTGGATTAGTTGTTAAAAAAGGAAAAGAACTAGAAAGTATTGATACTGTTTATAAATTAGCAGATGAAGCACTCTATAAAGCAAAAGAGAGTGGTAAAAACAGAGTATGTGTAAGTAATTAA
- a CDS encoding DEAD/DEAH box helicase, whose translation MNSLFEFFKEKNDCKLLIVSDDKEAQEAFDVLSYNQKKPFVLADFRANFGDDLLSFSEELQNITKTLNEFYSYKKENKVLVVPLRTASYKMPVEKCFDSFKIEFASTIDLDKLKDKLYNWGYYFVDIVTSEGEVSLRGDILDICPLGASKGFRVSLFDDEVESIREFDIEDQKSAKEEIDSFSITPAFLALNEDEIDRINEELESVESDAFIKDIHSLGFWYLDDLGEYLPSKFNSYITYNALDELDEAYIFESKRIDKEKFLTLPKIPKAKKYQIINPANVKEFLTFHDGKKHTIISTTEAKVKSFDLDLADKKIKYIFEPYIINLVSDDEVIISLNKEIKKKRKKKIKLVLDELLVNDFVVHEQHGIGQYKGIEPVVVMGAKRDFVIVAYANEDKLLIPVENIDLIDRYVADGSSYAVVDTLGKGSFAKLKDKVKDRLFAIANDIIKLAAARELVNGIKINCDKKILKDFSTSAGFDYTKDQKRSINELFDDLSSGKVMDRLLSGDVGFGKTEVAMNALLAVILDGHQALFVCPTTLLASQHFHSMKKRFDEYGIRMAQLDGKTTAKEKTYVKKALESGDIDLVVGTHSLLDIKTKDLALVIIDEEHKFGVKQKEKLKELREDVHIFSMSATPIPRTLNLALSKLKGMSSLLTPPTERLGVRTYVKEFEEKLIKEIVLREKRRGGQLFYVHNNIASMEAKKADIQEILPNIKIEMIHSKITQVKAEKLIEDFNDGKFDILLATSIVESGLHLPNANSMIIDGADRFGIADLHQLRGRVGRGHKEGFCYFIVEDKKKITSDAIKRLLALESNSYLGSGTALAHQDLEIRGGGNIIGEAQSGHIKQIGYGLYLKMLEDTLAILSGESKEESQVVDIKLAISAFISNDYIVEDRVRLELYRRLGKAKSKEAIYEIEEEMEDRFGKPDIPTKQFLELIMIKVLALQKEIKTVSSYEMNVTFTKNDDIKETIKSPSKDDDDIIATTLKYLRK comes from the coding sequence TTGAATAGCCTATTTGAATTTTTTAAAGAGAAAAATGATTGTAAACTTCTAATAGTAAGTGATGATAAAGAGGCACAAGAAGCCTTTGATGTATTATCTTATAATCAAAAAAAACCCTTTGTATTAGCTGATTTTAGAGCAAATTTTGGAGATGATTTACTCTCTTTTTCAGAAGAGTTACAAAATATAACTAAAACTTTAAATGAGTTTTATTCTTATAAAAAAGAGAATAAAGTTCTAGTTGTACCTTTACGAACAGCTTCATATAAAATGCCTGTAGAGAAGTGCTTTGACTCTTTTAAAATAGAGTTTGCTTCAACTATTGATTTGGATAAATTAAAAGATAAACTTTATAATTGGGGATACTATTTTGTAGATATTGTGACAAGTGAGGGAGAAGTATCTCTTCGAGGGGATATACTTGATATTTGTCCTTTGGGAGCTAGCAAAGGTTTTAGAGTAAGTCTGTTTGATGATGAGGTTGAAAGTATTAGAGAGTTTGATATTGAAGATCAAAAATCAGCAAAAGAAGAGATAGACTCTTTTAGTATTACTCCTGCTTTTTTGGCTTTAAATGAAGATGAGATAGATAGAATAAATGAAGAGTTAGAGAGTGTTGAAAGTGATGCTTTTATAAAAGATATACACTCTTTAGGATTTTGGTATTTGGATGATTTGGGAGAGTATTTACCTTCTAAGTTTAATTCATATATTACTTATAATGCCCTTGATGAACTTGATGAAGCATATATCTTTGAATCAAAAAGAATAGATAAAGAGAAGTTTTTAACTCTTCCAAAGATTCCAAAAGCAAAAAAATACCAAATAATAAATCCAGCAAATGTAAAAGAGTTTTTAACTTTTCATGATGGCAAAAAACATACTATCATTTCAACAACTGAAGCCAAGGTAAAAAGTTTTGATTTAGACTTAGCTGACAAAAAAATAAAATATATTTTTGAACCATATATTATAAATCTTGTAAGTGACGATGAGGTAATTATTTCTTTAAATAAAGAGATAAAGAAAAAAAGAAAAAAGAAAATTAAACTAGTTCTCGATGAACTTCTTGTAAATGATTTTGTTGTGCACGAACAACATGGTATTGGACAATACAAAGGAATAGAACCTGTTGTTGTAATGGGAGCAAAAAGAGACTTTGTAATAGTTGCATATGCAAATGAAGATAAACTTTTAATACCAGTTGAAAATATTGATCTCATAGATAGATATGTGGCAGATGGTAGTTCTTATGCTGTTGTTGACACTTTAGGTAAAGGAAGTTTTGCCAAACTAAAAGATAAAGTAAAAGATAGACTTTTTGCCATTGCAAATGATATTATAAAATTAGCAGCTGCACGTGAACTTGTAAATGGTATAAAAATAAATTGTGATAAAAAAATATTAAAAGATTTTAGCACTAGTGCCGGTTTTGATTATACTAAAGATCAAAAAAGAAGTATAAATGAGCTATTTGATGATTTAAGTAGTGGAAAAGTGATGGATAGATTGCTTTCTGGTGATGTTGGTTTTGGCAAAACTGAAGTTGCGATGAATGCACTTTTGGCTGTTATTTTAGATGGACATCAAGCTCTTTTTGTATGTCCTACTACTTTGTTGGCTTCTCAACATTTTCATAGTATGAAAAAAAGGTTTGATGAGTATGGCATAAGAATGGCTCAACTTGATGGAAAAACAACTGCAAAAGAAAAAACCTATGTGAAAAAAGCACTAGAAAGTGGAGATATAGATTTAGTAGTTGGAACTCACTCTTTACTTGATATTAAAACAAAAGATTTAGCCTTGGTTATAATTGACGAAGAGCATAAATTTGGTGTAAAACAAAAAGAAAAATTAAAAGAACTAAGAGAAGATGTTCATATTTTCTCAATGAGTGCAACTCCAATTCCAAGAACTCTAAATTTAGCCCTATCGAAACTAAAAGGTATGAGTTCTCTTTTGACTCCTCCAACTGAGAGATTAGGAGTAAGAACTTATGTTAAAGAGTTTGAAGAAAAACTAATCAAAGAGATAGTTTTAAGGGAAAAAAGAAGAGGTGGACAACTTTTTTATGTGCATAATAATATCGCTTCTATGGAAGCAAAAAAAGCAGATATTCAAGAGATTTTACCAAATATAAAAATTGAGATGATTCACTCTAAAATTACTCAAGTAAAAGCAGAAAAATTAATCGAAGATTTCAATGATGGGAAATTTGATATATTACTTGCTACTTCAATAGTAGAATCAGGACTTCATCTACCAAATGCAAACTCAATGATAATTGATGGTGCAGATAGATTTGGAATAGCAGATTTACATCAACTTCGAGGACGAGTAGGGCGAGGTCATAAAGAAGGTTTTTGTTATTTTATAGTTGAAGATAAGAAAAAAATTACAAGTGATGCTATCAAAAGATTACTTGCATTAGAGTCGAATTCTTACCTAGGAAGTGGAACAGCCTTAGCCCACCAAGACTTAGAAATAAGAGGTGGTGGAAATATTATAGGTGAAGCTCAAAGTGGACATATCAAACAAATAGGATATGGTTTATATCTAAAAATGTTAGAAGATACACTTGCTATTTTAAGTGGTGAATCAAAAGAAGAGAGTCAAGTAGTAGATATAAAACTTGCTATTTCCGCTTTTATTTCAAATGATTATATTGTTGAAGATAGAGTAAGGTTAGAACTTTATAGACGGCTTGGAAAAGCAAAATCAAAAGAAGCTATTTATGAAATTGAAGAAGAGATGGAAGATAGATTTGGTAAGCCAGATATTCCAACAAAACAGTTCTTAGAACTTATTATGATAAAAGTTTTAGCTTTACAAAAAGAGATAAAAACAGTATCAAGTTATGAGATGAATGTAACTTTTACAAAAAATGATGATATAAAAGAGACAATAAAATCACCAAGTAAAGATGATGATGATATTATTGCTACAACATTAAAGTACTTACGAAAATAA
- a CDS encoding DUF4492 domain-containing protein — MYKYLKIFNFYIDGFKNLTVGKTLWKIIIIKIILIVTLLNFYIYDKSINSEYKTTKEKINFVYKNITKD; from the coding sequence ATGTACAAATATTTAAAAATTTTCAATTTCTATATTGATGGCTTTAAAAACCTTACTGTAGGTAAAACTCTATGGAAGATCATAATTATAAAAATAATTTTAATTGTAACTCTTCTAAATTTTTATATTTATGATAAATCAATAAATAGTGAATATAAAACTACCAAAGAAAAAATAAATTTTGTATATAAAAATATTACAAAGGATTAA
- a CDS encoding cytochrome ubiquinol oxidase subunit I — MEAHLVDWSRAQFALTAIYHWLFVPLTLGLGFIIAFMETIYVKTGDEFWKKTTKFWMGLFAINFAIGVATGLIMEFEFGTNWANYSWFVGDIFGAPLAIEGLLAFFMESTFFAVMFFGWDKVSKKFHLISTWLVAIGSNLSALWILVANGWMQYPTGVKFNPDTVRNEMYNFWDVILSPVAVTKFLHTISSGYIMASLFVVGVSAWFLLKKREIKFAKKSMIVGATFGLITSIFILLTGDESAHQVALKQPVKLAAMEGLYEGKVKAGITGIGILNPKKNLTNDEDSYLFEINAPYALSFLAFHDIDSFVPGLKDLVYGNDKYGIESVKSKMLKGKIAIDALKEYKEAKKSGDMVSQLTNRSILEKNMKYFGYGHLKKPEDVVPPVAITFYSFHTMVALGTWFFLLFVLILFFSIKREISKYKLLLISSIASIPLGYIASEAGWIVAEVGRQPWAIQDLMPVGIAVTDISSTSVQATFFLFAVLFTLLLVAEIKIMLKQISLGFEGGH; from the coding sequence ATGGAAGCACATTTAGTAGATTGGTCTAGAGCTCAATTTGCATTAACTGCTATTTATCATTGGCTTTTTGTTCCTTTAACTTTGGGATTAGGATTTATAATAGCTTTTATGGAAACTATTTATGTAAAAACTGGCGATGAATTTTGGAAAAAAACAACAAAGTTTTGGATGGGATTATTTGCTATAAATTTTGCTATAGGAGTTGCAACTGGTCTTATAATGGAGTTCGAGTTTGGAACTAATTGGGCAAATTATTCGTGGTTTGTTGGAGATATTTTCGGAGCTCCTTTAGCAATAGAGGGACTTTTGGCATTTTTTATGGAGTCAACTTTTTTTGCTGTTATGTTTTTTGGTTGGGATAAGGTAAGTAAAAAATTCCATCTTATTTCAACTTGGCTTGTAGCAATTGGTTCGAACCTAAGTGCCTTGTGGATTTTAGTAGCAAATGGTTGGATGCAATATCCAACTGGTGTAAAATTTAACCCAGACACAGTTAGAAATGAGATGTATAACTTTTGGGATGTTATTTTATCTCCAGTTGCTGTAACAAAATTCTTGCATACAATTTCAAGTGGATACATTATGGCTTCTTTATTTGTTGTGGGAGTTTCTGCTTGGTTTTTGTTGAAAAAAAGAGAAATTAAATTTGCAAAAAAATCAATGATAGTTGGTGCTACTTTTGGATTAATCACTTCAATATTTATTTTACTAACAGGAGATGAGTCTGCCCATCAAGTTGCACTAAAACAACCTGTAAAACTAGCTGCTATGGAAGGTTTATATGAAGGTAAAGTTAAAGCTGGAATAACAGGTATTGGTATTTTAAATCCAAAGAAAAATTTAACCAATGATGAAGATAGTTATTTATTTGAAATCAATGCTCCTTATGCCCTTTCTTTTTTGGCTTTTCATGATATAGATTCTTTTGTTCCTGGTTTAAAAGATTTGGTTTATGGAAATGATAAATATGGTATCGAATCTGTTAAGTCAAAAATGCTAAAAGGAAAAATTGCAATTGATGCCCTAAAAGAGTACAAAGAAGCAAAAAAAAGTGGTGACATGGTAAGTCAGCTAACAAATAGGTCTATTTTAGAAAAAAATATGAAATACTTTGGATATGGACACTTGAAAAAACCAGAGGATGTTGTTCCTCCTGTTGCAATTACATTTTACTCTTTTCATACAATGGTAGCTCTTGGAACATGGTTTTTCCTTCTTTTTGTTTTGATTTTATTTTTTAGTATAAAAAGAGAGATATCAAAATATAAACTTCTTTTAATATCTTCAATAGCCTCTATTCCTTTAGGATATATTGCAAGTGAAGCAGGCTGGATAGTTGCTGAAGTTGGTAGACAACCTTGGGCTATACAAGATTTGATGCCAGTTGGAATTGCTGTTACTGATATCTCATCTACAAGTGTACAAGCAACCTTTTTTCTATTTGCTGTTTTATTTACATTGCTTCTTGTAGCTGAGATAAAGATTATGCTTAAACAAATATCTCTTGGTTTTGAGGGAGGACATTAA